TTAAAGCCACCTGATCTTGCCACgagatcttcctcttccctacCTTGCTAAGCCCGTTGGCAGTATTCTTACTCCTCAAACTTGATAACTTCACATCGTTATTGAGCTCCTCGCCTTCGCCTGTACCTAAACTTCTATTTACTTCTTCACTTCTTGGCTGCTGGTCATTGATCTGCAACTCCTCTGTCTGCAACACAAGGTGGCAAGAATTGATCTATTATCATACATACAGCTGACACAGAGATATGAAAGATGAAAAAACTCATCCTAGTAAATGTTGATTACCGAGATCTGGTTTAAATCAAAGACAGGAGTAGGGTTTCTCTTGGTAACTTCTCTTCCTGCACGAAGCCTCTCCTTATGATGCATATCGGAAACCGGGGTGGGAGTTTGGATGGCAACTTCCCGCCCACTAGCAATAAAATCCCTCTCGTTCAAGTCCAAACTTCGTGCAGAGTGGTGATACGCAGCTTCCCTCCCAACAATGGTTCTCTCCTCTTTTGCATTTAAAAGAGGCATGGGATTTTGCAAGGCTGCTTTCCTTCCATTCCTGACTTTCCCCTTTTTATTTAGATCGAGAGCTGAAGCAGATTTTCCTTGAGCAGACGCCTTTACCGCTCTACTCCTAGCCTTTGCGAGGTTATCACTCTTCACTTCTATATTTTTACGTTTCGCTCGACTATGTGGCTGTTGCGGAGATGCGAGCTGGTTCTCCATTAAGTACTTGCATCGTCGTCTTAAGAATCTGTcaataaaaatcacaaatagCTCATGCTTCTAATCCACTTGATGACTATTAATGTACGCCCAAGGGCCAAGGATGTAAGAAACCATACTGGACTTCAGCTAACAGTGTAAATTTGTGCTGTTTCAgcatttccatcttctttttcatgGCATTCGTCTCCTAAAAAATAGTATTGGCATGAGCCCATATATGCAACTAAATCAAGAACTTGCAGAAAAAGTAGTTAAGTTACAGCAGTGAGCCCATATATGCAACGAAATCAAGAACTTGCAGAAAAAGCAGTTAAGTTACAGCAGAAGACAGGGCAACAATTTCGATGAGTAGACTATCTTGTGACGtaaaatatattaaaactaCTATAAATCGCAGCCCGTCAGCTCGTGAAGCTGACTAATATAATCATAGAGCCAAATCAAGCACATGAGTTTCATCTTACTCGTTCGAATGCAGAAGAAAACCTTCAAGATATctaatttttcttccttttctcagACTGCCAGACCAGAATTAAACCACTGAAATAAAAGAGGATGCTGCAATAATTAGTTTTTAAGGGATAAAATTCCTTAGCCATAGGCAAAattaaagggggaaaaaaaaactctatCAACCATAAAAATCTACAATTCCATTAAGCCATCTCTCTCCTCTTGTGATCTCCTagcaaatcagaaaaatttctcaGGAAGCAATTGATAAAACTCAAAATGAGTTCAACAGAGAAAATTCACAAGGTACGATTATTCTCCacaaaagggaaattttttaaTCATCCTGCAGCTAAAAATAAGGCAAACAAACACAACCATGAAGAGCCACAAATCATACACCGATCCAAAACCATCAATTCCAATTAACCAAACTAGTAATCATCACTATCTCTAgcatatatcaaaagatcagcAACGAAACAACTACGGAACAGGGAATATTAGACAATTATCGATAGAAAACATGAAGAAAACCTAGATCCATGCCACACGAACACCGAAATGACATAAACTAAGCAAAAGGTGATATTTTTACGAATACCCACATGTAAAAGTTTTACCTTTTCCAGATCTTGGTAGTCCTGCATGAGACTCTGGTGCTTGTACCTGATTCTTGGATCTTCAGGAGCAGCATATGGAGAAGACTCCATAACAGCTACccctttcatcttcttcatcttagGTCAAGAACAGAGGCAACGAAAGGTAGCAAACAAAGTTGAAAAGAGAGGCCACAGAGATGGGTGCGATTGAAATAATGAAggaaagagagacagagggtAGGAGGACAAAACAATAAAGAGGGagagaaacaagaaagagagagagaggggaaggggaaaatgaaaaggttCTCGCCTTCCCTGTTTTCTCTGTGAAACTCTGACCAAGACAAGAAACCCAATAAAGCCCACATAATTCGGTTGTgtggaaaaggaaagagatgggggaaaaataaaaatgggtatTTCTTTTGagtgagggagggagggagggagagagagagagagagagagagagagctgaggTTGAGACAGTAGTGATGAAGATGGGATTTTTTGGGGGGTTGCAGAAGGGCATATGTGACCCAACATTGTTTTTATTGGAGAAGAGGTGGGTTGGGTTGGAGGACATCTGAAGGcacctcttctctttcttctttacctctctctctctctctctctctctctccgcaaatttcctttgctttcttttttgttttacctTGCAGTTTTGGTCCAGCTGAGCTGGGCCAttgaagaaaagagaagggtTGGGAAAGTTGGGCGGTTGACTCTTCTTTCTCTGTTTTCTATTTCGTTTAGGGATGGAATGAAAAAGCTTTGTTGGGTTTGTGGAGTTTCTATGCTTCTTCTTCCCTGTTGGGCGTACGCgtctttgcatttaattttttcagagagagagagagagagagagagagttcacagAGAGGGACAGGCACAGAAAGCAGAGGCAGAAAAAGGCAGGGAGAGAGATAAAAATGGGAAGTTGCCTGTTTTCTCTGCTGCTGATGTGTTGTTGCAGCTGTTATTACACCTCATTTCTAGGACTAGAGCTTTCATGGGTCATGCTCTTGTGgaaggttttctttttcattttttcccatGGAAAAGGAAATTCGCATAAAGGAGGAATCGAGAAAGATGCCTGCTCGCTTGCTTTTGTCTGTTCGCATTATTATAACCTCTCCCACCTGCAAGGTCAATTTCATGTGAATTCACCATTTTACCCCTAATACGTTTCTCTTTGGCCTTAAAGACGCTTCAATTTCCATTTCTGGTTTATTCTTCTCCTTCCAAATCTAGCAGTAGCCCCCAGCGAGCACCTAATTTGTAGGTTTGCTACAAGCCagctccaaaagaaaaaaaagaaacttctttttagctttcttccatttttttttttctcatatgaCCATGAACCGTGAGCTGAGCTGTGATGAGAAAGATGCTGCAAAACTTTGGGCTTCTCATCTGCAAATCGTTTGACCTCAATGCTATCATCCTTACCTGAATCACATGCCTAAATTTTGTGGTTGTGGTTGTGGTTGTGGTTGTGGTTGGTTTTCAAGCACTGTGCTGCAACATGTACAAAGTCTTGCACAGTTGAAACATGAATGAAGCtcatgcttcttctttttttttttttttggagtcgTACGTACTATGAAGGTTATGGTTACTTTCTGCTTTTTCAATGAAGATGGTtgtttagaccaaaaaaaaaaaaaaatgaagatggtTGAAAAAACAACATGTCCCACAAAACTAGCCGGCCCCTTAAATCTAGCTAAGTTGTGGATGACCTGAGAAATACCAAAAGATAAAGTGGAACAGGAAGACATGGATACTAGGGCAATGACGACTACTTGGAAAAAGGAGATGACACTATATGCAGCATTTCATAGTAGATAAAGCGTTCTCGCAAAAATGAAGCCTGAAACAGTATGAGAATAAGCCTGAAACGATTAGGCTAGGTATCGCCTTCATGTCTCGTGTTACAGTAAAATCTGTTATCGATGTAGGAGACAGAATCAATTACATTATGAAGTGACCCGATGCATTttaactctaaattatgctggGGAATGTAATCTGCAATATTTTTCCCGGAGAATGTAGTAGGCAAGCAGAAGATTGAGGAGGGAATTCTGGGGAACAGGCATTTAGTTGAGAGCCAAAGGCCtgcattttcaagttttggtttcTTTTGGAGAACACTAGAATGCAGGTTCTTGATTGTTCTGTTTGCCAAAAAATcaaaggggggagagagagagagagagagagagaccttccTCTTCATTCTTATGCACTGCGCTTGTGTCCTGTGTCTGAATGTGACTCTGCCTTTTTGACAGTCCTAGTGAAATATATCACTCATTTTACTTCCTTCTTACCTTCCACATTAGTTGACATTTGCACTTGGGTAAAGGGACAGCTTTGAATTACCATTCAAGGCAGAAAATGAATGACAGAGTTTGTAAGTATTAACTTTCAAATCAGCTCAGCGACGGAATGAAGCAGTGTTAGTCTACTTCTCTTGCTGGCTTTCTCTTGTTGAGTCTCTGTTTTGTCTGCTGAGCTAGACATGCTTCTGTTAAGATCTGTCGCGGATGCACGACATGTAGAATGCGACTTATCATACATAAACCGATGTTATGCCTGGAAAATTAACAGAAACATCTGCATACATCTTAATCACTAGGTTGATATAATTTTGATGGTACCTCACCGATTTTTGGTCCACCATTCAAACGTTCCTTGTGTAACCTGTGCTTAGCTCATCTTAGATCTAGGTCTGTGATATAAATGTCAT
This genomic interval from Rhodamnia argentea isolate NSW1041297 chromosome 4, ASM2092103v1, whole genome shotgun sequence contains the following:
- the LOC115744481 gene encoding uncharacterized protein LOC115744481 isoform X2, whose amino-acid sequence is MKKKMEMLKQHKFTLLAEVQFLRRRCKYLMENQLASPQQPHSRAKRKNIEVKSDNLAKARSRAVKASAQGKSASALDLNKKGKVRNGRKAALQNPMPLLNAKEERTIVGREAAYHHSARSLDLNERDFIASGREVAIQTPTPVSDMHHKERLRAGREVTKRNPTPVFDLNQISTEELQINDQQPRSEEVNRSLGTGEGEELNNDVKLSSLRSKNTANGLSKVGKRKISWQDQVALRV
- the LOC115744481 gene encoding uncharacterized protein LOC115744481 isoform X1; this translates as MKKMKGVAVMESSPYAAPEDPRIRYKHQSLMQDYQDLEKETNAMKKKMEMLKQHKFTLLAEVQFLRRRCKYLMENQLASPQQPHSRAKRKNIEVKSDNLAKARSRAVKASAQGKSASALDLNKKGKVRNGRKAALQNPMPLLNAKEERTIVGREAAYHHSARSLDLNERDFIASGREVAIQTPTPVSDMHHKERLRAGREVTKRNPTPVFDLNQISTEELQINDQQPRSEEVNRSLGTGEGEELNNDVKLSSLRSKNTANGLSKVGKRKISWQDQVALRV